GACGCAAGATGCTGCACAGCCTAGATTAAATAGAGTGTTAAACTGTACATTCTTAATATTTACCACTTTTTCCCCATgtgttatttaaatgtattttctcccagGGTAATGTTGACCTTTGAAATTTGTGgatgtttcttgtttgttttggtttggtttgaatGGTGCTGAATGCTTCGTGTATTTAAATCTTCatgtatttaagtcttttactGTATGTCCTCTATCTTTGCCATACTTGGGAAGACCTTCCCAGGAGGTACAAAGAGGTACCCCAAGGTTATCAAATggccactcattttttttctagtgctTGTATGGTACGTTTCATCTTtaacatttaaatgtttaatcCTCCTGGgatgtattatttatatagtattttatacaaatatatttatatatattttaaatgtattatgttTTTCTAAGCAACcagcttattttaaatatttgtctttttttggtatcATATGTTTTCTTACCTGtttaatttatttggaaattacATTAAAGAGAGTCTTTGTAAAAATTTCAACCTCATTTAGTGTTCATCTAATGACCcctggtattttttttgtttgttttaaaagccctactgaaatgtatttaaaattagtGTTATatctatcaaaattacaaatggaCACATCTTTTGGCTCAATGccttttctaatactttattTACTTAACATCTATACATGAAATGATACCTGtacataatttttcatttccttttttgcgGGATAGGGTAAagcaaaaaactagaaacaaccttAACAGCCATCAGTAGGGAAACTGATTAAATAAATGTGGGTACATCCATATAGTGAAAAagtataataacttttttttttttttttttgctttttagggccgtacccatggaagttcccaggctaggggtctaatcagaggtgcagctgccagcatacaccatggccacagcaataccagatccaagccacatctgcaacctacaccacagctcatggtaacaccagatccttaacccactgagcaaggccagggatcgaacctgcaacctggtggttcctagtcagattcatttttgatgcaccatgacgggaactccaataatattttttaagtaggaactatgtctagtcacttatgatggagcatgataatgtgagaaaaaagaatctgtaactggatcaccatgctatacagtagaaaatggacacaacactgtaaaccagctataataaaaaaataaaaatcattatattaaaaaaagaaatcaaaattatcaTTGGTAGAATTTTATAGTAATAGTTTTGTGGCTAAAAATGTAATTCCAATAAGCTaataagtataaagaaaaaaatatttttaagaaacactttATGTACTGATATAgaatcttcaattttttttatttctttatttaaaaattttttttttatagccgtacccacagcctatggcaattcctgctccagggattgaatctgaactgcaacCGTGACCCAGATTCTTTACctactgtgctgagccagggatcaaaccctcacctctgcagcaacctgagccgctgcagttggattctttttttttttttttggtgtttttgccttttcttgggctgctcccacggcatatgaaggttcccaggctaggggtcaaattggagctgtagccagctgcctacaccagagccacagcagcgcaggatccaagctgcgtctgcgacccataccacagctcttggcaatgccggatccttaacccactgggcaaaggcagggatcgaacctgcaacctcatggttcctagtcagattcgttaaccactgtgccacgacaggaactcctgcagttggattcttaacacactgcacccaGCAAGAGCTCCAAaaccttccatttttttaatgaaaaaagccaggcacaatgtatatatataggaGCTATACTGTTTACTTgtgtattgttaaaatgtcttacTTATGACATTGGTTGccttcaagaaagaaaacagttggTTAAGGGACAAAGGGGATATTCTTTTGTACCTCTTGAATTTTGAGttatgaaaatatattacttAGTCGAGgtgtcccatcgtggctcagtggtaacaaacccgactagtatccgtgaggacgtggcttcagtccctggcctcactcagtgggttaaggatctggccttgctgtgagctgtggtgtagatcagacaTGGTTcaggtctggagttgctgtggctgtgactttggCTGGCAACTActcctccgattggacccttagcctggaaacttgggtgcagccgtaaaaatacaaacgtgtgtgtgtgtgttacctagtcaaaaataaagagaggttttgaaaggtaaaataaaaccacatactGAAATTTGATTTTTGTAATTCTTGAAAGAGAATTATCATTTAGTagtaaaaggttaaaaatatttattttgtctattttattacCATAGGGAATGTGCAACAATCAGTTAACCGCAAACAAAGCTGGAAAGGCTCTAAAGAATCCTTAGTTCCTCAGAGACATGGCCCACCACTGGGAGAAAGTGTCGCCTATCGTTCTGAAAGTCCCAACTCACAGACAGATGTAGGAAGACCTTTGTCAGGATCTGGTATAACAGCATTCTCTCAAGCTCACCCTAGCAATGGACAGAGAGTGAATCCCCCACCACCTCCTCAAGTAAGGAGTGTCACTCCTCCACCACCTCCAAGAGGCCAGACTCCCCCTCCAAGAGGTACAACTCCGCCTCCCCCGTCATGGGAACCAAACTCTCAGACAAAGCGCTATTCTGGAAACATGGAATATGTCATCTCCCGAATCTCTCCTGTTCCACCTGGAGCCTGGCAAGAGGGCTATCCTCCACCACCTCTTAACACGTCCCCAATGAATCCTCCTAATCAGGGACAAAGAGGCATTAATTCTGTGCCTGTTGGCAGACAACCAATCATCATGCAGAGTTCTAACAAATATAACTTTCCACCAGGGAGACCTGGAATTCAGAACAGTAGTGGTCAGACTGACTTTATGATACACCAAAATGTTGTTCCTGCTGCTGTGAATCGGCAGCCACCCCCTCCGTATCCTCTGACCCCAACTAATGGACAGAGCCCTTCTGCTTTACAGACAGGAGGCTCTGCTACTCCTTCATCATATACTAATGGAAATATTCCTCAGTCTATGATGGTGCCAAACAGAAATAGTCATAACATGGAACTTTATAACATTAACGTACCCGGACTGCAAACGGCTTGGCCTCAGTCATCTTCTGCTCCAACCCAGTCATCCCCGAACAGTGGGCATGAAATCCCTGCATGGCAACCTAACATACCAGTGAGGTCAAATTCTTTTAATAACCCATTAGGAAATAGAACAAGTCATTCTGCTAATTCTCAGCCTTCAGCTACCACAGTCACTGCTATTACACCAGCTCCCATTCAGCAGCCTGTGAAAAGTATACGTGTATTAAAACCAGAGTTACAGACTGCTTTAGCACCCACGCACCCTTCTTGGATACCACAGCCAATCCAAACTGTTCAACCTAGTCCCTTTTCTGAGGGTACTGCTTCAAATATGACCGTTATGCCACCTGTTGCTGAAGCTCCAAACTATCAAGGTCCACCACCACCTTATCCAAAACATCTGCTCCACCAAAACCCATCTGTCCCTCCGTATGAATCAGTCAATAAATCTAGCAAAGAGGATCAGCCGACCTTGTCCAAGGAAGACGAggctgaaaaaaattatgaaaatgttgataatggagataaagaaaagaaacagattaccACCTCGCCTATCACCGttaggaaaaacaagaaagatgaagagCGGAGGGAATCTCGTATTCAAAGTTATTCTCCTCAGGCGTTTAAATTCTTTATGGAGCAACATGTAGAAAATGTACTCAAATCTCATCAACAGCGTCTACATCGCAAAAAACAATTAGAGAACGAAATGATGCGggtaaaaccttttaaaatgtccGTTTTTACACTTGATTATGTATTTGCttggtgtttattttaaaatgttatggtccaatatttttctttatttttctgctaaATATATTATCAATTATTTAAAAGTCAGTAAACATTAAAGTACTTTAGttatatagcattttattttagtctttcaaGAATTACTCAATTTCCTATAATAAAGTTGtaataaattaagaagaaaaattacaatgTGCTGTTTAGGTATGAATAATCCCTTTAATGGAAATTGGAGCAAGGGCTGTTTTCTGGAGGTTACATGTTATCTTGCATTTCAAAATAAACTAGAATTATCTAGGTCCCAACTCTTGAAAAACTTATGAAACATGTATTTTTACTTAGAGTAGGTTTGGGACTTTGGGGATTTTCATTAGGTTGGTCTTACAAGAAGTGTCAGAGACATCTCCTTTCAGTTATTTTCccgtttaattttatttttataatgtctaGAAAAATGTACTGAAATTATTAAACCAAACTCTACTGAAAAGGAGATCAGAATAAGTAAACACTTACTGTAGCTTAATATCTGTTGTAGTTCCATATCGATCACTTCACTAGATAttatattaccattattatttttatcatatgttTACAATTCAAAGGTTTGACTCCTAATCTTCTATTGCTCAGAATCCAAGAGGCTTAAGTTTGTgagaagcattcttttttttcttttctttctttttttttttttttcttaagtttttggCCAACCCGAAGCATAAGGAGCTCCCAGgtaggaatcagatccaagccacagtctcaacctaaactgcagctgtggcaatgccggatccttaatccactgtgccaggctggggattgaacccgtgtcccagagctcccaagatactgcccatcccattgtgtcacagtgggagctccgGTGAgagccattcttcttttttttgctttttagggttgcacctgcaatagcatatggaagttcccaggcgaggggtcaaattggagctacagctgccggcctataccatagccacagcaatgccagatccgagctgcacctgtgacccgcACCATAGctaagcaacaccggatccttaacccactgagtgaggccagggatggacccgaatcctcatggatactagttgggttcataacctgctgagccacaacaggaacttctgagagCCATTCTTGCAAGATAATTTTTCTAAATCCAATTTCACAGTGTAGTTACTCCTGCTATAAATTGAATTTTGTTAGATGAGAAATACCATGATTACCTATATAACTGATCCGCATTTTAGCTCTTAGGATTTCTTACTAAGGTCTTGTCTGTATgtattttcttagtttatttttcctttttcctcttcactTTCACTAATAGCTGATTTATACTTTTATGGTGTTGGAAGCTTTGCTGACTTCTGTAGCCTCCATTACTGTGTAGGCAAGTAAGATTTTAAGAGAAACAGTTCTATACTAAGTCTGGCATGCCACctttcttaaaagattttgcatgcAAATGTGCATCCTAACAGAAGCATGAGGTTGCtatattttaattagttttgCATTTCTAGAATTATACTCTACCTTTcaaatcaaattctttttctatttaaatccttaaattatttattaactaGTCAAAAATAAACTGTTCCTTCCGTCTAAATTTAGGTATTCCATATGTACTTAGAACTTGGTTTTTTGTTAATCTTCATAAGTCACACTGACTATTCTTTGAAGTGTTGCAGAATATCTAACAGATACCTTGTAATCAAACAAGTTGTCCCTTTTAATTAAGACATGACATACCCTTTGCATTTTGCGTTAGTGGTGGCTGTGAGTCCTACCCTTATTACCCCGATGCCCTGAGAGTTACAAAAGGAAAGACTGACTATTTAATGAGGGTTTAGGTTAGAgaagacatttcttttgtttttaatacatcagtattttagaataaatgagCCTGGAGTGGAAGAATTTCTTTTCATGAAggataaaattaattcatttactaTTCATTCCAAGATAAGGACAATTTATACTCTATAAGGGACTGTGTACTCCTAGGCATTCCACAAAGAGAAGCATATGATGAAGGCAATCTAATTATGTAGTTTGGGTTGAATATGCatggagagagagatgagggtGCATGTTAACATGTTTGGTTATTGCACTGGGAGCATTTTTTTGAGTGCATTAGAGAGGAGTAGAAAGCTGACCATTGATGTCTTTTTGCTGTCCACAGCAGACTGCATATATAACTCACTTTGTATATCCTGTTAACTATCTCTTAGGCTGCACTTTTGAtaattttctctgaaatataTTCTAGATTTCTAACatgctttattaaaaattattatgcatTTAACCTTTAAATATATGCCTGAATTTTTTCCAAGCGATTTCTTAGTACTCAGTATAGAAGATAATTCCTCATTTAATATTTAGTTTATTTGCCTAGGTTGGATTATCTCAAGATGCCCAAGATCAAATGAGAAAGATGCTTTGCCAAAAAGAGTCTAATTACATCCGTCTTAAAAGGGCTAAAATGGACAAGTCTATGTTTGTGAAGATAAAGACATTAGGAATAGGAGCATTTGGTGAAGTCTGTCTAGCAAGAAAAGTAGATACTAAGGCTTTGTATGCAACAAAAACTCTTCGAAAGAAAGATGTTCTGCTTCGAAATCAAGTTGCTCATGTTAAAGCTGAGAGAGATATCCTGGCCGAAGCTGACAACGAATGGGTAGTTCGTCTTTACTATTCATTCCAAGATAAGGACAATTTATACTTTGTAATGGACTATATTCCTGGGGGTGATATGATGAGCCTATTAATTAGAATGGGCATCTTTCCAGAAAATCTGGCACGGTTCTACATAGCAGAACTTACCTGTGCAGTTGAAAGTGTTCATAAAATGGGTTTTATTCATAGAGATATTAAACCTGATAACATTTTGATTGATCGTGATGGTCATATTAAATTGACTGACTTCGGCCTCTGCACTGGCTTCAGATGGACACATGATTCTAAGTACTATCAGAGTGGTgagtaaaatcataaaatttgtaCGTATTCATACAGTTTATTAATGCAGCAACATATAAAATGGTATTATCACTGGATAGAAGCCAGAAGTCTTGGGTCAGGTCTCAACTCTGTTGGATAAATGTGAGTGAATCCCTTAGACACTTAAGACTTACAAAATGAATGTTAGGATTAATTATATCTAAATATCATTAGCATTTTTGTTAACCCCTTTACATTTtgttaatttgaaatattaacattcaaattttaacaatattttgaaaataatttttatttatttattattatttttttttacctttttagggccgcacctgcggcatatggaggttcccaggctagaggtcgaattggagctgtagcttccagcctacaccagagtcacagcaacaccagatctaagccacgtctgtgacctacaccacagctcgtggctacgccagatccttaacccactgagcaaggccagttatcaaacccacaacctcatggttcctgtcggatttgtttctgctgcacaaggatgggaactcctgaaagtaatttttattttatttatttatttatttgtttgtttttttgatcatttctagggctgcttcccgcggcatatggaggttcccagggtagggatctaatcggagctgtagcctctggccgatgccagagccacagcaaagctggatccgagccgcgtctgcgacctacaccacggctcacagcaatgctggatccttgacccactgagcaaagccaggagtcaaacctgaaacctcatggttcctagtaggatttgttaaccactgtgccacgacaggaactcctgaaagtaatttttaaacgAAGCTCCATACCCATCATTCAGCTGAAGATCTAGATTATTAGTACTTTTGAAGTCcctgaaaaatcattttcttctacAGAGGTAACCTTTATTTCAGGGCTTTATAATCACTTCTTTTCTCTGTACTTTCaccacatatgtatatacatcccTAAACAATGTATTTCATGTTGCCTACTCTTCAAGCTTTATTTAAGTGTAATCATTCCATATGTATTCATCTATGTTGGCTTCTTTTATTTGAGATTCCTCTGTGTTCCTGCATGTAGCATTTATTTTCATAGCTATTTAGGATTCCATTGTATGATTTACGCAACTTGCTTAACTTTAACATTTTATGTACATGATTCTGGTTAATCCTCACAACGTCACTGTGAGGcagaatgaagaaactgaggcttagaataAGAAACTTGCCCACAGTCAGAAAATAAGTATAAGGGCTAGGCTTCGAACCCAGGTTTGTCTGATGACAGGGCCCACGTTATTTCTACTATATCACATTGCCTCACAAGATCCCTCCAAGCACTAATGGAAGTCAATCTAACATTTGCTGAATGCTCACTATGACTAGGTGCTTTACATATAGGCTAATTTAATGCTCACAGAAGTCCTCTGAGGCAAATATTATTGACCTCCTGTGTTTCTGTAAACGCAAGTGGATTGAACTGCTTAGTAGTTCTAAGTAAAAAGAACTGACGTACCTGAACCTACTGTAATGTTCAGTTTAACATAATTTAATCTCTCCCTAGAGTCACCTGAATTACTTTGAGTTCATCTTAAAAATATGATTCTCAGGCTCTATTTCAGTCTTCTGCTTGAAAATCTTCACTGGAGTGTAGAAATTGTATTTTTACCAAACATCCCAGATGTTACAATTAGGTTAATCTCAGATATTCTTCTCCTAGGTAATTTCATCTGGTTATGGCTTTAATTACTGTTGTTGCTACATTGATGACTTGAAAATCTCTCTTCAGAAgttgcctctccctctcccaagGATTCTTAATAGGCCTTTCACACTTAACATTGCCAACAAACAACTCTTAATTTCTCCCCCTCCGTATTTGTTCCTCCTCCCTTTTAATAAATTGTACTACCACCACCCACCTAGAttcttgattctctttttttccctgcttaCTCTACCTCTAAATATATCCTGAATCTGTTTACTCTTCTTCATCTGCACCATCATAGTCCAAGCTTAACTTTAATAGCCTCTTTTATGGTCTCTTTTCACCCTTGTCCTCCCtataatatattctttatatagcAGTTAAAGTTTTCTAAACATCAGTCAGATCTTGCCATTCTCTTGCTTCAAAGTCTCTAGTATCTTcccactgtatttatttatttttctttttggtcttttttggcccgcacctgcaacatatggaggttcccaggctagggatcgaatgggaactatagcctcaggcctacgccacagccacagccacagccacagcagtgccaaatctgagccacttctgcaacctacaccacagctcatggcaacccagatccttaacccactgagtgagctcagggatcaaacctgcatcctcatggatactagtcagatttgtttctgttaagccacaatggaaactccctcttccCACTGTATTTGAAGTAAAAGGCAAACCATTTCTTTTGCTTGCGAAACCCATATGCACGGGCTCCCACGTCCTCGCCTACATTCTCCGCTCTACTAACCATGCTGAACTCCCAGGTGCTGTTGTGAGCGTGTAGAATGCCTTGCTCTGGTTTTTGAACTATACTTGAGTTCCTCTTATTTGTTTACAGATGTCACCTAAATTGGTCTTCCCAAGCTACCTTAGCACACTTGCCATATCACCCCCTGCTGATTGTCTGCATGGGAGGCATCACCATGTTTcttacatacatgtgtgtgtctgtatttcCTACAGAGAAGCTGCCTGA
The nucleotide sequence above comes from Phacochoerus africanus isolate WHEZ1 chromosome 2, ROS_Pafr_v1, whole genome shotgun sequence. Encoded proteins:
- the LATS1 gene encoding serine/threonine-protein kinase LATS1; translation: MKRSEKPEGYRQMRPKTFPASNYTGSSRQMLQEIRESLRNLSKPSDAAKAEHTMGKMSAEDPRQVRNPPKFGTHHKALLEIRNSLQPFANETSRSTSEINPQMLQDLQAAGFDEDMVIQALQKTNNRSIEAAIEFISKMSYQDPRREQMAAAAPRPINANLKSGNVQQSVNRKQSWKGSKESLVPQRHGPPLGESVAYRSESPNSQTDVGRPLSGSGITAFSQAHPSNGQRVNPPPPPQVRSVTPPPPPRGQTPPPRGTTPPPPSWEPNSQTKRYSGNMEYVISRISPVPPGAWQEGYPPPPLNTSPMNPPNQGQRGINSVPVGRQPIIMQSSNKYNFPPGRPGIQNSSGQTDFMIHQNVVPAAVNRQPPPPYPLTPTNGQSPSALQTGGSATPSSYTNGNIPQSMMVPNRNSHNMELYNINVPGLQTAWPQSSSAPTQSSPNSGHEIPAWQPNIPVRSNSFNNPLGNRTSHSANSQPSATTVTAITPAPIQQPVKSIRVLKPELQTALAPTHPSWIPQPIQTVQPSPFSEGTASNMTVMPPVAEAPNYQGPPPPYPKHLLHQNPSVPPYESVNKSSKEDQPTLSKEDEAEKNYENVDNGDKEKKQITTSPITVRKNKKDEERRESRIQSYSPQAFKFFMEQHVENVLKSHQQRLHRKKQLENEMMRVGLSQDAQDQMRKMLCQKESNYIRLKRAKMDKSMFVKIKTLGIGAFGEVCLARKVDTKALYATKTLRKKDVLLRNQVAHVKAERDILAEADNEWVVRLYYSFQDKDNLYFVMDYIPGGDMMSLLIRMGIFPENLARFYIAELTCAVESVHKMGFIHRDIKPDNILIDRDGHIKLTDFGLCTGFRWTHDSKYYQSGDHPRQDSMDFSNEWGDPSNCRCGDRLKPLERRAARQHQRCLAHSLVGTPNYIAPEVLLRTGYTQLCDWWSVGVILFEMLVGQPPFLAQTPFETQMKVINWQTSLHIPPQAKLSPEASDLIIKLCRGPEDRLGKNGADEIKAHPFFKTIDFSSDLRQQSASYIPKITHPTDTSNFDPVDPDKLWSDDNEEENVNDTLNGWYKNGKHPEHAFYEFTFRRFFDDNGYPYNYPKPIEYEYINSQGSQQQSDEDDQHTGSEIKIVI